TGACCCAGGCGCGGCCGGACGTCCTCGTCGTGACGGTGCTGGCGGCCGCCCTCGTCTGGTACGTCGCAGCGGCCCGGTCGGCCTCGACGCGCACGGGGGCCCGGTGGCCCGCGCGCCGCACCGTCGCGTTCGTCGCGGGGCTGCTCGTGGTCTTCATGGTGCTGTGCTCCGGGCTCGCCGCCTGGGCACCCGTCCTGCTCAGCGTGCACCTCGGCAGCCTGGTCGTGCTCCTGGTGGTGGCACCGACCCTGCTGCTGGCCGGTCGTCCGCTGACCCTCGCCCGGGGCCGGGCCCGGGCACCCGCCCCGCTGGTCGGCGCGTCGATCGCGTGCGCGGCGGTCCTGCTCGTCCAGGTCGGCCCCGTCCTGGAGACCTCGCTGCGGTCGTCGGCAGGACGACTGGTCGCCGCCGCCCTGGCGCTGGCGATCGGGCTCGCGCTGTGGCGCCGCTGCTCGACCCGGGGCCCGGTGCAGGGAGGCCGGCCGACGCGGTCGGTGCCGTCGGTCTGGTCGCGCTCGGTCTGGGCGTGCTGGCCGTCCGGCTCACGGTCGGCGACGGCCTCCTGGCCGCCGACTGGTTCCTGGAGCTGCGGCTGGGCTGGTCGGACCCGCTGCGGGACCAGCGCGTCGCCGGCCTCGTGGTGGCCGCGGCCGCGGGGTGGCTCCTGCTCGTGGGGGCCGAGGAGGCGCTCCGGGGCGCCCACCGCGACGGCCCTCAGGAGCCGGTGCCGGACCCCGGCGGCCAGAGCCGCACCAGCACCCGGCCCACCAGGTCCTCCTCCGTGACCGGGCCGTAGTCCCGCGAGTCGATCGAGTTCCCGCGGTTGTCCCCGAGCACCACGACCTCCCCCTCGCCGGCGGTCCACACCCGGGTGTAGTAGCCGTCCAGGGGGTCGGTGACCCAGACCTCCTCCTGCGGCTCGCCGTCGACGTGCAGCACGCCGTCCAGGATCGCGACGCGCTCGCCGGGCAGCCCCACCACCCGCTTGAGCGTCCGGCCGCCGGCGGGGTCCCGGAACACGACCAGGTCGCCGCGGGCGAGGTCCTCGACGTCCGGCGCCAGCCGCGACACGAGGATGACGTCGCCGGCCTCGAAGGTGGGCATCATGCTGGCCGACGACACCCGCACCGGGACCACGAGGGTCGCGCGGACCACGAGCAGCACGAGCAGGAGCAGGACGAGCAGGAGCAGGAGCCCGGCGGCGACGGCGTGCCGGTGCGCCAGGACCGGGGCCCGGCGGTCCGGTCGCCGGGTCGCTCCCGCAGGACGCACCCCGGGCCGCCTCACACCGGCGGCGCGCCGTGGACCGGGTGGTTGGGGTGGTCCTCGCCCAGGTGGACCGTGCCATCGGCGGCCGCGAGCACGAACTGCCCCATCATGTCGTGGTCCTCGTGCGAGGCGTTGTGGCAGTGCACCATGAAGCGCCCGCCGAGCTCGGCCCCGGCTCCGGCGGGCCCCGTGGAGCGCCCGTCGGGGTAGTGCGAGGGCGCCACGGAGTACTGCACCAGCACCTCGACGATCTCCCCCTCGCCCACGTAGACCACGTCCTTGGGCCCCTTCTCCCAGGGCTGGACCCGATCGGAGCCGCCGTCGCGGTCGATGATGCGGAAGTCGACGAGGTGGATGTGGATCGGGTGGAACCACCCCCCGGACTTGTTCTCCAGCCGCCAGATCTCCACGTCCCCGGGACGAGGGGGGTCCCCGCGCTCGTCGAGGAAGAGGTTCCAGCTCTCGGCCTGCACGTCCTCCCAGCTCGTCTCGTTGAGCAGGAAGACGTTGGTGTCGTCGTCGCGCTCGAGGTCGATGTCACGGGTCCGGCGCGCCGCCTCGACCGGCACCGACATGATCGGGTGCAGCTCCTCGGGCGGAGGCGTGACGACCTGGTTCCAGCGGGTGTCCGTGGGCTCGGAGGTCACGCGCAGCTGCATCACCTTGTCGGTGTGCTTGAAGTCCCGGTTGTTCTTGTTGCTGGAGTTGAGCAGCTCCACGACGTCACCGACCCGGCAGGAGCCGAGGTCCACCATCATCTCGTAGCGCTCGGCGCTGGCGTGGCGCCAGCTGGTGACCTGCTGCGGGACCGTGAGCCCTCCGTCGGTCGCGACCACCCAGGTGGGCAGCGTGCGCCTCGTGCGCTTGTTGACGAACCTCAGCGTCATCGACCGGGAGATCGTGCCCATCAGGATCCGGAAGCGGTAGAAGCGGCGCTCCACCTCGTGGTAGGGCCACGGGACCCCGTTGACCATGATCACGTCGCCGTAGAGACCCGAGTGGTCGCGGTCCATGTGCGTCAGCGACCCGTCCTTGGCGAAGATCGCGTCGTGGACCGTGAGCGGCACGTCGTAGCGCTCCTGCGGCAGGTTCGCCTTCTCCCAGTCGTTCTGGATGTGGTACTGGGCCACCAGCCCGCTGTAGATGTTCTGCGCCGTCTTGTGCACGGCGTGGTCGTGGTACCAGATCGTGCGGGGGCCCTGGTGGTTCGGGTACCAGTAGTCCTTGTAGTGCCCGGGCTGGGTGACGTCGTCGGCGTAGCCGTCGTACTGCGGCAGGGTCGCGGAGCCGTGCAGGTGCACCGAGGTGCCCATCGCGTGGCCGAAGTCGGGGTGCACCGGGGGCAGGTCGTTGTGCACCCGCAGCCGCACCCGGGTGTGCTGGTCGACCTTGATGAGGGAACCGGTGAAGGTCGGGGTGGCCCCCACCGGGGCGTACCCCATGAGCCTGGTCGCTCCAGCGCCGTCGTCGAGGAGCTGGCCGGTGTAGGCCTGCTCACTGATCTCGTAGAGCAGGTAGTCGCCCGCCTCGTCGCTCGCGGGCACGGGGACCAGCGGGGTCTGCATCGGCAGCCGTCGCGCGAACCTGGCTGGCTTGCGCGAGGTGCTGATCCAGTCCTTGGTGCTCACACCCTCACCGAAGGGGACCGCGGTCCCCACTGCTGCCACGCCCAGCCCCAGCCCCCCGTAGGCGAGGACCTGGCGTCTCGTCAACGCCGTCATCGCTGATCCCTTCCTCGGGCACCGCGTCCCCGGTGCTCCGCGCACGAGACTGCTCCCCCGGCCTTGGGCATTCCTTGGGGTCGAGGAGCGGCGTCGAGCACCCGCCCAGGCCCGGAGGACCGGCCCTCGAGGCGTTGACTGGTTGTTGACGCAGCGGTCGCACCCTGCCCCCCTTCGAGGCCGGCACGCGGCCTCACCGGGAGCTGAGGAGCCCCCCATGACGCGAACGAGACGCGGCCTCGTGGCCGCAGTGACCAGCCTGGCTCTGACCGGGGCGGCCGCGGGCGCGGCGGTGGCCGGCGACGACGACGTGCTGCGACGAGGCTCGTGCACCGGCAGCACGGACTGGAAGATGAAGGCGGGGCCGGACGACGGCCGGATCGAGGTCGAGGCCGAGATCGACAGCAACCGCGTGGGACAGACCTGGCGGTGGGTGCTGCGCCACGACGGCGCCGTCGTCGCCCGCGGCAAGAGCAGGACCAAGGGGCCCAGCGGCTCCTTCGAGGTGGAACGCCGCACCGCCGACCACAAGGGCACGGACTCGTTCCGGTTCAAGGCGAAGCACCAGGGCTCCGGCGAGCGCTGCGTGGGCCGCGTGCGGCTCTAGGCAGCGAGGGCGCGGCGGATGCGGCGGCCCGCCAGCTCGGCGGCCACCGAGACGGCGAAGGAGGCGATCAGCAGGGTGGTGACGGCCGGGAAGCGGAACGCGTTGAGGTTCTCCTGGAGCAGCCGCCCGAGGCCGGCGGCGCCGACCACCCCGACGATGGCGGTGTCGCGCACGCAGATCTCGAAGCGGTAGAGCGTGTAGGTCACCAGCGGCTGCACGCCCGCCGGCACGGTCGCGGCGAGCCCCGCCAGCGGCCGCGGCACCCGACGTCCTGCAGCGCGCGCGCGGGGGCGCAGCGGCACCGACTCCCAGGCCTCGGCGACCAGGCGACCCAGGATGCCGCCGGTGTAGAGGCCCAGCGCCACGGCGCCGGGCAGGATGCCGGGGAAGAGGGCCAGCAGCGCGACCACCGCCCACAACGGTCGGCGGCACCGAGCGCAGCACCAGCAGGAGCAGCCGTGCGACGGCCCACCCGGCCCAGCGCAGCGGCCCGGCGCCGCTGCCGTCCTGGTCGCGACGCGGCCGCGAGGCCAGGGGGCCGATGGCCAGCGTCAGCGCGACCGCGAAGGCCATCGCGAGCACTGCCATCGCGACGGTGTCGAGCACGCCCGCGCTCAGCGTCGCCCAGCCGCCCGGCGGCAGGGCCGGCGGCAGCAGGTCGTCGCCCAGGCGCACCGACAGCTCGCGGGTGCGCTCGGAGAAGAGCCCCGACAGCGACACGTCGGCGTACCACCACGCGACCGCGAGCATCGGCAGCAGCGCCCACCCCGACCAGCCCACCCACCGCGAGCCGGACGCGGGCGCGCCGGTGCGACCGCTCGACCAGTCCGAGCAGCTGGCCACCGCCAGACCGGTGCGCACCCGGGTGCTCCACAGGTCGACCACCGCCGAGAGCAGCAGCACCGCGCCGATGAGGGTCCAGACCTCGTCCCAGTTGCGCGACTGCAGGCTCACCACGAGCTCCTGGCCCAGGCCACCCACGCCGACGACCCCCAGGATCACCGCCGACCGGATCGCGCACTCGAGCCGGTAGAACGAGTAGGACAGCAGCAGCGGCAGCGCCCCGGGCAGCAGCCCGTAGGCCAGCGCCGGCACCGGGCGCGCCCCCGCGACGCGCAGCGCCTCCAGCGGGCCCCGGGTGGTCGAGTCGAGGGTGTCGGCGAAGACCTTCGCGGTCTGGGCACCGAAGGGCACCGCGATGGCGATCACCGCCACCAGCGGGTCCAGGCCCAGCACGCTGACCAGCAGCAGCGCCCACACCAGCTCGTGGATCGAGCGGGCGGCCACGAGCACCCCCCGCAACGGCACGCGCACGACGCCCACCCACCGGCCGGGGCGCTCGCCCCAGGCGACGTCGCTGAGCACCAGCCCGCCCACGGCGCCGAGCACGAGCGCCCCGGCGGTGCCCAGCAGGGCGAAGGCGACGGTCACCAGCAGCGCTCGCCACACAACCGCCAGGAACTGGGCGTCGAGAGCGGGGTCGAGGGCCTTGCCGAGCAGGTCGTCGACCAGGCCCAGCCCTCCGGTGTTGACCAGGTCGACGCCCCCGCCCAGGGTCCGCGCCGAGGCCCACAGCAGCGGCACGACGACCACGGCGAGCGCCACGAGGCGACGTCCCCAGACGGTCCGCCCGGTGGTGCCCCGCCGCGCCGTGGTGCGCGTCGCGGGTCGGTCGAGGGTGGTCATGTCAGGACGTAGAGGTCCTCGAGGTGGTGGTCGGCGAGGTCGGCGGCCGCGACGTCGAAGGCGACGCGGCCCTCGCGCAGGCCGATGGCCCGGGTGCAGTGCTCGCGGGCCAGCGCCGGCTGGTGCAGGCTGACCACGAACGTGGGTGCGTCCGCGCCGGTGGCCCCACCGACCTGGGTCAGCAGCCGCAGGATCTCCGCGGCGCGGGCCGGGTCGAGGCTCGAGACGGGCTCGTCGGCCAGCACCAGCTCGGGACGCTGCAGCAGCAGGCGCGCGATGGCGACGCGCTGCCGCTCGCCGCCGCTGAGCCGCTCGGTGCGCTCGTGGACGGCCCAGCCCAGGCCGACCTGCTCCAGGACCGCGCGGACCTCGGACATCCCGACCGGCCAGACGAGCGAGCGCAGCGCGGTGGGCGTGCTCATCCTGCCCAGGCGACCGGCGTTGACGTTGTGGGCGACCCGCACCTGCTCGACGAGGTCGAGGCGCTGGTGGACGGTGCCGATGCGGGCCCGGAGGCGGCGCAACGGCCGGGGGCCCAGCTGGTCGGGGCGCTGCCCGAGCAGCTCGACGGTGCCCTCGCTGGGCCGCACGGATCCGTTGAGCAGCGAGAGCAGGGTGCTCTTGCCGGCTCCGCTGGAGCCCAGCAGAGCGACCCGCTCGCCGCGGTGGACGTCGAGGTCGATCCCGGCCAGGGCGGCCCGGTCGCCGAACCGGCGCGAGACCCCGGTGAGCCTGACGACCGGCGCCGCCCCGGCCTCGTTCACGCCAGCAGCCCCAGGTCCTTCGCGACCGCCTCGATCTGGTCGTAGTTCTCGTTCTCGGTCGGCACGAAGGAGGTGGCCCCGAAGAGCTCGAGGATGGCCGCGTCGTCGGGGTCGGCGGGGTCGAGGTCGTAGAGCATCTGCGCGATCGCCTCGGTGGTGCCCTCGCCGAAGGTCTCGTCGAGGTCGGGGCGCACCAGCCAGTGGTAGTCGGCGTACCCCGGCGTGCGCCACAGCACCACCACGTCGGAGAGGTCGACCTCGCCGGCCTCGACCGTCGCCTCCCAGACCTGCTCGTTGACCGCGCCCACCTCGTAGCTGCCGCTGGCGACGGCCTCGATGGTCGCGTCGTGCGAGCCGCTGTAGCCCGGCTCGCCCTTGAGGTCGGCGACCTCGAGCCCGGCCTGCTCCATGAAGTACTGCGGCATCAGCCGGCCCGAGGTGGAGGTGTCGGAGCCGAAGGTCAGGCTGTGCCCCTCGAGGGCGGTGAGCCCCTCGGTGTCGTCAAAGGGCTCGATGCCCGAGGCCTTGGTGGCGATGAAGAGGCTGTGGAAGTCGGCGTCGATGTCGCGCTGCGCGATGGCCTGCGCGCCCTCGACGCGGCTGCGGGCCTGCACCCCGGTCAGCCCGCCCATCCAGGCCAGGTGGATGTCGCCGACCTCGAAGGCCCGCACCACGGCGGTGTAGTCGGTGACGGCCTCGTAGGAGACCTCGAGGCCGGTGGCGTCGGCGACGGCGTCGGCGACCAGCCCGTAGAGCCGGTTGAGCTGCTCGGGGTCCTGGTCGGGGATCGCGGAGATGCCCAGCACGGGGGCCGAGCCCTCCGTGCCCGCCGCTCCCGAGGCGTCGTCGGCGTCGTTGCCGCAGGCGGTGAGGAGGAACAGGCCGGCGGTGCCGCCCAGCAGGGCGCGGCGGGTGGGGTTCATCGATGACGTCCTTCGGTGGGGGCGGAGGGAGCGACCCCCGGGCGGGGGCCCGTGGGCAGGCGGTCGGCGAGCGCGACCACGGCCAGGATGATCAGCACGGCGACGCTGGTGGCGTTGCCGCCGAGCCAGGGGTCGGTGAAGCCGATCTGGACCCGCAGCAGCAGGGCGCCGGCCAGCGCGAGGCCGGCGGCGGCCGGAGCGGCCACCCGCACGCCCCGGGCGGCCAGCAGCAGCCCGACACCGACGAGCAGCACGACGAGCCCGCCGAGCAGGTTGTAGACGCCGAGGCTGAGCGAGGGGTCGGTCGAGCGCAGCCCCGGGCCGCGGGAGGCGAGCGGGTCGTCGAGGGAGGCGACCACGCTGTAGAGCCCGACCACGACCGCCAGCACGCCCCAGGGGCGCTGCAGCCCGGCGAGCGGGACCACCCGGGCGCGGACCGCGTCGACGGAGAAGGCGCGCCCCGAGGAGCCGACGACCAGGGCCACGTGGGCGGCGATCATCAACCAGTACGACCAGGGCCACTCCTCGGGCGCGTAGGCCACCGAGAGGGCGATCGCCACCGACTGCGCGATCCCGAGCAGGGCCGCGGCCCGCACGTAGGTGCCCGAGACCAGCAGCACCGCGAGCGCGGTCTCGGCCGCCAGCACCAGCCAGCCGAACGCCGAGATGTTGGGCAGGACCAGGTTCTCGACCAGCCACGAGTACGGCGGCAGCACCGGGTGGTCGACGGCGAAGCCGGTGAACTTGTAGAGCCCGTTGCCGGAGTCGCGGCCGAAGTCGGCCGGCACCTTCCAGGCCACGTTGTAGAGCCACATCAGGCCGACGGTCACCCGCAGGAACGCCAGCCCGACCGCCTGGCGGCGGGGGACCTCGTCGGTGTCGGGGGCCAGCACCCAGCCGACCAGCGCGCGCAGCGTGTCAGGCACAGCGGAACACCTCTCGTCCGGTGGCGGCCGCGGCGTCCTGCACCGCGACGGTGTCGCGCATGACCCCGATGACCTCGCTGACCGGCAGCGGGTGGTCGGCGATGCGCATGTGCGGGTTGGTGACCGCGACCGGGTGCCACCAGGCGCCGTCGACGGTCAGGGTCGGCTCGGGCTCGAGGTTGTCGATCGAGACGTGGATCCCCTGGTCGGCGAATCCCTCGGCGGCCACCGGGCGGATCACCCGGTCCTCCGGGGCGATGTCGAGCTGGTCGAGGCGCCGGTGCAGGGCCTCGACGCCCGCGGGGTCCTCGTCGTACAGCGTGGCGGCGATGCGGACCCGGAAGCCGAGGGAGGCGGCGAGCTCGATGCCGTCGAGGGCCTTGCCCCACGTGCCGGCGCCGCGCTGGCGGTCGTGCAGGTCGGGGGTGGCGCTGTCCAGGCTGACCTGCAGGGCGACCGAGCGGTCGAGGCCCTCGAGGATCTCGCGGCGTCGCCCGCGGCCCAGGATCATCGCGTTCGTCAGCACGGTGCGCTCGAGCCCGGCTGCCGCCTCGACGAGCCCGTCGAGGTCGGGGTGCATGAACGGCTCGCCGCCGGTCAGGAAGACCTCCTTGCCGCCCATCGCGGCGAACTCCTCGAAGGCCGCCCGGGCGGTCTCCACCGGGAAGCGCCGCGCCTCGGCACGCGGGGAGGACTGCGCGCAGCAGTAGTCGCAGGCGAGGTTGCAGTCGAAGTTGGTGTAGACCCACAGCCGCTCGCCGACGGGAGTGCTCTTGCCGGTGGTGAAGACGGTGGCCGGCGCGCCGGACTTCTCCACGACGAACCACCACGGCCCCTGCTCGGACTCGGCGTGCGCGACCTCGACGCTGTGCCCGACCAGGTCGGCCCAGGCCGGCAGGTCGACGGTGACGCTCCGCTCGGCGCTGCGGATGCCGAGGTGCCCGCCGTCGTCGAGGCGGCGCATGTTGCGGGTGATCAGCAGCAGCAGCCCGCTTCCGCAGTCGAGGTCGCCCCCGTCGATCAGGCGTGCCACCGGCCCGGCCGGCGTGGACACGTGGTCCTGGCCCGGCTCCGGGAGCACGGTGGTCAGGACGGCGTCCGAGTGGCTCATCCTGTTCACCCTACGTGCGTGGGGTGACGACGGTCACAGTACAGGCCGCGGCGTCGGTAAAGGTTCGGCCGCGCGCGGGTGCCGGCCCGGCCGGGCGGGCGTACGTTCCTTGCCATGAGCAGCGACAGCGGCACCGAGGAGATGTGGCGGCCCGAGGACGCCGATGCGCGACGTGACTACTGGGAGCACGTGCACGACGGCAAGGACGTCGACGGCGTCTCGTGGTGGCAGTCCGTGCCGGGGCTGTCGCTCGGACTGGTCGACGACACCGGGGTGGACCCCGCCGACCCGGTCATCGACGTGGGCGCCGGCTGGTCGACGCTCGCCGACCACCTGCTGGAGCGCGGCTACACCGACGTCACCGCCATCGACCTCTCGCGCACCGCGCTCGACACCGTGCGCGAGCGGGTGGGCGACCTGGGCCGCCACCTGACCCTCGACGTCGCCGACGTGCTCGACCTCGACACCGGCCGGCAGTACGCCCTGTGGCACGACCGGGCGGTCTTCCACTTCCTGACCGAGCAGGACGAGCGCGACGACTACCGCGCCTCGCTGGCACGCTGCCTGCGGCCCGGCGGCTGGTTCGTGATCGCCACCTTCGGCCCCGACGGGCCGACCACCTGCAGCGGCCTGCCGATCGTGCGCTACACCCACGACGAGCTGGCCGCCGAGTTCCCCGGCTACGAGCTGCACGGCACCGCCGGTGAGGACCACCTGACACCGTGGGGCACCAACCAGCAGTTCACCGCGGTGCTGCTGCGCGCTCCGGGAGCCTGAGCCGCACCGCGCGGTGCGGCGCGGCGCGGCGTCCGGGGAATGTCTGGACCACCACGCAGGTTGGCCCAGGGTCCGAGGAACGATCCCCGCACACCCCAGGAGGCCTCCGTGCCCCGCATCCCCGTCCACACCGTCGACTCCGCCCCCGCCGCCAGCACCGACGCGCTGAAGCAGCTGGAGTCGAAGTTCGGCAAGGTCCTCAACATCCACGGCGGGATGGCGCACTCCCCCGCCGTGCTGCTCTCGTACGCCGCCCTCGGCGACGTCATCGCCGAGCACGCGACCCTCGACGGGAAGACCCGGGAGGCCATCGCCCTGGCCGTCGGCGCCGAGGACGAGTGCACCTACTGCCAGTCCGCGCACACCGGCGGGGGCAAGGCGGCCGGCTTCAGCGACGAGGAGATGGTCAACATCCGTCGCGGCAAGGCCGACGACGCCGAGCTCGACGCGCTGCTGCGCCTGGCCCGCGACTACACCGCGCAGGTCGGCCACACCAGCGACGCGGCCTGGCAGGACGCCATCGACGCCGGCTGGAGCGACGAGCAGCTCACCGAGCTGTCGGTGCACGTCACGCTCAACCTGTTCACGAACTACTTCAACCACCACGTGCACACCGAGCTCGACGTGCCCGAGGCCCCGGCGCTCTGACGCCTCCCCGTGTGGTGGTCCGGCCTACGCTGGGACGATGACCACCACCGCGCGACGACGGGCGGCCCGCCTCTGGGCGGGCCCCCTGCTCGCGCTCTCCCTCGTCGGCTGCGGCACCACCTCCGCCGACGACGTGGCGGCGACGACCGGCACGAGCCCTGCCGAGGCTGAGTCGCAGCCGCAGGAGCCCCAGGAGTCGCAGCAGCAGGACCTGCCGGCGCTGTACGACGTCTCCTCGCGCACCGTCGGCGGTGCCGACTGGTCGGGCGCCGAGATGGCGGGGCGCCCGGCGGTGCTGTGGTTCTGGGCGCCGTGGTGCCCCACCTGCCGGGCCCAGGTCTCGGGCGTCAACGCGCTCGCGCAGACCCACGGCGACGACGTCGCGCTGGTCGGGGTGGGCGCGCAGGACGACGCCGACGCCATCGCCGGGTTCGCCGCCGACGTCGACCCCGGGGTCACCTCCCTCTCCGACGTCGACGGCAGCGTGTGGCGCCACTTCGGCGTCACCGCCCAGAGCACCTACGTCGTGCTCGACGCCGACGGCGAGGTGCGCGGCGAGGGCTACCTCGACGAGGCCGAGCTGGGCGAGCTGGTCGACGAGCTCGTCGCCGAGCAGGCCGGCTGAGGCGAGGGCCGTGTCCGAGGGCCTGCTCGCCGTCGCCCTCGGGGCCGGGATGCTGGCGGCCGTCAACCCCTGCGGCTTCGCCCTGCTGCCGGCGTACGTCTCGCTGCTCGTCGCGGGCGACGACTCCCCCGACCGTGGCCGGGCGGTGCTGCGTGCGCTCGGGCTGACCGGTGCGATGACCCTCGGCTTCTCGGGGGTCTTCCTGGCCTTCGGGCTGGCGGTGGCACCGGTGGTCGGGCAGGTGCAGCGGCACCTGCCGTGGGTGACCGTGGTGCTGGGGCTGACCCTCCTGCTGCTCGGCGGCTGGCTGCTGGCCGGTCGCTCGCTGCGGCTGCCGTCACTGCGGTTCTCGCGCCGCCCGCGCGGGCCGGCGCCGCTGCGCCGCTCGTTCTGGTCGATGGCCGGCTTCGGAGCCGGCTACGCCGTGGCCTCGCTGTCGTGCACCGTCGCGCCGTTCCTGGCCGTCGTGGTCGCCGGCTTCCGCACCGACTCGGTCCTCGAGGGCGTCGCGCTCTTCGCGGCGTACGCCGCCGGCATGGGCGCGGTGGTCGGCACCCTGGCCGTGGCCACCGCCCTGGCCTCGCCGACCACCGTGCAGCGGCTGCGCCGCTCGGGGGCGTGGGCGCCGCGGGTGGCCGGGCTGGTGCTCCTCCTGGCCGGCGCGTACGTCGCCTACTACGGCTGGTGGGAGCTGCGGGTCCTCGGCGCCGACGCCGGGAGCGTCGCCGACGCGGCCGACGACCCGGTCATCGCGGCCGCCGCGGCGGTGCAGCAGGCGCTCGTCGACGTCGCGACCGCGGTCGGGCCCGGCGGGTGGGCGCTGCTGCTCGGCGCGCTCGTCGTGGCCGGGCTCCTCGTCTCGCGCGCCCGGTCGCGGGCCGCTCGTCCGTCCCGCCCGCAGGAGGCGCGCCGATGACGCCCCGGGCGGCCGGCGTACCGGCGCTGGTCCTGACCGGGGCCCTGCTGCTGTCCGCCTGCGGCTCCGACCCCGAGCCCTCGACGCCGGCCGCCGGGGCCGACCCGAGCGCCTCCGCGGGCGCGGTCGGCGGCTCCGCGCTCGACGACCTTCGCGACCCGGCGTTCCCCGAGCCGCTGCTCCCCCTCGAGGACCTGCTCTCCGGCGGTCCCCCGCCCGACGGCATCCCCGCGATCGACGACCCGCAGCACGAGCAGGTCGCCGACGTCGACTGGCTCGAGGACGACGAGCCCGTGCTCAGCCTCACCGTCGGCGAGGAGACCCGCGCCTACCCGCTGCGGGTGCTGACCTGGCACGAGATCGCCAACGACGTCGTCGACGGCGTCCCGGTCGCAGTCACCTACTGCCCGCTGTGCAACTCCGGCGTCGCCTTCGAGCGCACCGTCGAGGGCGAGGAGACGACGTTCGGGGTCTCCGGGCTGCTCTACGCCGACAACCTGGTGATGTTCGACCGGGCCACCGAGTCGTTGTGGCCGCAGCTGACCGGGGTGGCGGCGGTCGGGGTGCGCACCGGCACCGCGCTGCGCAGCATCCCGATGGGCACCGTCGGGTGGTCGCAGTTCCGCGAGGAGCACCCCGGCGCGCTGGTGCTGAGCCGCGACACGGGCCACGACCGCGACTACGGCCGCAACCCCTACGTCGGCTACGACGACCCGGGCTCCGACCCGCTCTTCGAGCTGCCCGGCGAGCCCGACGACCGGCTGCCCCCGAAGTTCCGCGTGGTCGGGGTCGGCACCGGTGCGGACGCGGTGGCCGTGGAGCGCGGCCGGCTCGCGACCGCCGGCGTCGTCCGCGTCGACGTGGGCGACCGCCCGGTCACCCTGTGGCACCTGCCCGGCCAGCGCTCGGCCCTCGGCGCCGCCGCGATCGACGAGGGCGCCGAGATCGGCACCGTCGCCGCCTTCGTCGCCCGTCTCGACGGGCAGGAGGTGGCCTTCGAGCGCGACGCCGCGGGCCGGGTCGTCGACGTCGTCACCGGCTCGACGTGGAACGCCTTCGGCCGCGCCACCGACGGCCCCCTCGCGGGGCGCCGGCTGCGCCCCGTGGTGCACCTCGACACCTTCTGGTTCTCCTGGGTGGCCTTCCAGCCCGAGACCGCCCTCGTCCAGCCCTGACCCGGCGCACATCTCTCGCCCACCCGGCGCATATGTCGCCCCGACCCGGCGCGTCTCAGCGACCCAGCCGGCGCCTCGTCGGCATCTCGGCGGCGTCACCGTGCTCGGCGCGGTCGCGACCCAGCCGGTCCAGCCGGCGCGCCAGCCGCCCCGACCAGGTCGAGGCGCTGAGCCCGTGCAGCACCACGCTCAGCAGCACCGTCAGGCACGCGACCTCGAAGACCTCCTGCCCCACCGGGCCGTCGACCTCCTCGACCACCAGCAGCGCGAAGAGGATCGAGGCGAGGCCGCGCGGGCCGAACCAGCCGAGGAACAGCCGGGTCTCGACCAGGGTCCGCGACCCCAGGAGGGCGACCAGCACGGGCAGCACCCGCACTACGGTCAGCGAGCACACGGCGTACGCCGCGGTGCGCCAGGTGACCTCGTCGAGCACCGGCCCCACCAGCACCGCACCGAAGACCAGGAACGTGGTGACGGTCAGCAGCTCGCCCTCGTCCTCGGAGAAGTCCTGCACGTGCTCGCAGTGCGCGCGCGCCACGTGC
The Nocardioides marinisabuli genome window above contains:
- the lepB gene encoding signal peptidase I, whose protein sequence is MRPAGATRRPDRRAPVLAHRHAVAAGLLLLLVLLLLVLLVVRATLVVPVRVSSASMMPTFEAGDVILVSRLAPDVEDLARGDLVVFRDPAGGRTLKRVVGLPGERVAILDGVLHVDGEPQEEVWVTDPLDGYYTRVWTAGEGEVVVLGDNRGNSIDSRDYGPVTEEDLVGRVLVRLWPPGSGTGS
- a CDS encoding multicopper oxidase family protein, which gives rise to MSTKDWISTSRKPARFARRLPMQTPLVPVPASDEAGDYLLYEISEQAYTGQLLDDGAGATRLMGYAPVGATPTFTGSLIKVDQHTRVRLRVHNDLPPVHPDFGHAMGTSVHLHGSATLPQYDGYADDVTQPGHYKDYWYPNHQGPRTIWYHDHAVHKTAQNIYSGLVAQYHIQNDWEKANLPQERYDVPLTVHDAIFAKDGSLTHMDRDHSGLYGDVIMVNGVPWPYHEVERRFYRFRILMGTISRSMTLRFVNKRTRRTLPTWVVATDGGLTVPQQVTSWRHASAERYEMMVDLGSCRVGDVVELLNSSNKNNRDFKHTDKVMQLRVTSEPTDTRWNQVVTPPPEELHPIMSVPVEAARRTRDIDLERDDDTNVFLLNETSWEDVQAESWNLFLDERGDPPRPGDVEIWRLENKSGGWFHPIHIHLVDFRIIDRDGGSDRVQPWEKGPKDVVYVGEGEIVEVLVQYSVAPSHYPDGRSTGPAGAGAELGGRFMVHCHNASHEDHDMMGQFVLAAADGTVHLGEDHPNHPVHGAPPV
- a CDS encoding PhnE/PtxC family ABC transporter permease, which produces MVALLALFPGILPGAVALGLYTGGILGRLVAEAWESVPLRPRARAAGRRVPRPLAGLAATVPAGVQPLVTYTLYRFEICVRDTAIVGVVGAAGLGRLLQENLNAFRFPAVTTLLIASFAVSVAAELAGRRIRRALAA
- a CDS encoding phosphonate ABC transporter ATP-binding protein, which gives rise to MNEAGAAPVVRLTGVSRRFGDRAALAGIDLDVHRGERVALLGSSGAGKSTLLSLLNGSVRPSEGTVELLGQRPDQLGPRPLRRLRARIGTVHQRLDLVEQVRVAHNVNAGRLGRMSTPTALRSLVWPVGMSEVRAVLEQVGLGWAVHERTERLSGGERQRVAIARLLLQRPELVLADEPVSSLDPARAAEILRLLTQVGGATGADAPTFVVSLHQPALAREHCTRAIGLREGRVAFDVAAADLADHHLEDLYVLT
- a CDS encoding putative selenate ABC transporter substrate-binding protein; translated protein: MNPTRRALLGGTAGLFLLTACGNDADDASGAAGTEGSAPVLGISAIPDQDPEQLNRLYGLVADAVADATGLEVSYEAVTDYTAVVRAFEVGDIHLAWMGGLTGVQARSRVEGAQAIAQRDIDADFHSLFIATKASGIEPFDDTEGLTALEGHSLTFGSDTSTSGRLMPQYFMEQAGLEVADLKGEPGYSGSHDATIEAVASGSYEVGAVNEQVWEATVEAGEVDLSDVVVLWRTPGYADYHWLVRPDLDETFGEGTTEAIAQMLYDLDPADPDDAAILELFGATSFVPTENENYDQIEAVAKDLGLLA
- a CDS encoding DoxX family protein — protein: MPDTLRALVGWVLAPDTDEVPRRQAVGLAFLRVTVGLMWLYNVAWKVPADFGRDSGNGLYKFTGFAVDHPVLPPYSWLVENLVLPNISAFGWLVLAAETALAVLLVSGTYVRAAALLGIAQSVAIALSVAYAPEEWPWSYWLMIAAHVALVVGSSGRAFSVDAVRARVVPLAGLQRPWGVLAVVVGLYSVVASLDDPLASRGPGLRSTDPSLSLGVYNLLGGLVVLLVGVGLLLAARGVRVAAPAAAGLALAGALLLRVQIGFTDPWLGGNATSVAVLIILAVVALADRLPTGPRPGVAPSAPTEGRHR